The following proteins are encoded in a genomic region of Arcobacter cloacae:
- the argH gene encoding argininosuccinate lyase, translating into MSNQNSQILKNTNAQILDEFNASIMFDKELYAQDIRGSIAHSQMLAAQGILTKQEQEAIELGLLQVKKEIESGEFKFSLAYEDIHMAVETRLTEIIGEPGKRLHTARSRNDQVATDFRLYVQDKSKSIKEQLKELVETFVNVASKYTTTLIPGMTHLQHAQPLNFGYHLLAYANMFKRDYERFESSYERNNYCPLGSAALAGTPHNINRELTSSKLGFISPTLHAMDTVSDRDFALEILFNISTTMMHISRISEELILWSSYEFQFVRMSDEYATTSSIMPQKKNPDVPELLRGKTGRVYGNLISLLTVMKGLPLAYNKDTQEDKEGVFDSVKTAEISISILNEVIKTMIVNVEKMQNACKIGHLTATDLADYLVTKQNMPFRTAYYITKDVVALANSLNKDISELNIDEIRSANEELKDVREEIVIYLDLKNSMNARNSFGGTSTLQTENQIKYFKEWLERR; encoded by the coding sequence ATGTCAAATCAAAATAGTCAAATTTTAAAAAACACAAATGCACAAATATTAGATGAATTTAATGCTTCAATAATGTTTGATAAAGAACTTTATGCTCAAGATATAAGAGGTAGTATTGCTCATTCACAAATGTTAGCAGCTCAAGGAATTTTAACTAAGCAAGAACAAGAAGCAATAGAGCTTGGACTTTTACAAGTAAAAAAAGAGATTGAAAGTGGTGAGTTTAAATTTTCATTGGCTTATGAAGATATTCATATGGCAGTTGAGACAAGACTTACTGAAATTATAGGAGAACCAGGTAAAAGACTTCATACTGCACGAAGTAGAAATGACCAAGTTGCAACAGATTTTAGACTTTATGTTCAAGATAAATCAAAAAGTATAAAAGAGCAATTAAAAGAATTAGTTGAGACTTTTGTAAACGTTGCAAGTAAATATACAACGACTTTAATTCCTGGAATGACTCACCTACAACACGCACAGCCTCTTAACTTTGGGTATCACCTATTAGCTTATGCAAATATGTTTAAAAGAGATTATGAAAGATTTGAAAGTTCTTATGAAAGAAATAATTATTGTCCTTTAGGAAGTGCCGCACTAGCTGGAACTCCACATAATATAAATAGAGAATTAACATCTTCTAAATTAGGATTTATCTCTCCTACACTTCATGCAATGGATACAGTTTCAGATAGAGATTTTGCTTTAGAAATTTTATTTAATATAAGTACAACTATGATGCACATTAGTAGAATTTCAGAAGAGTTAATCTTATGGTCATCTTATGAGTTTCAATTTGTAAGAATGAGTGATGAGTATGCAACAACGAGTTCTATAATGCCTCAAAAGAAAAATCCTGATGTTCCAGAACTATTAAGAGGAAAAACAGGACGTGTATATGGAAATCTTATCTCTTTATTAACTGTTATGAAAGGTTTACCACTTGCTTATAACAAAGATACTCAAGAGGACAAAGAGGGAGTTTTTGATTCAGTTAAAACAGCTGAAATTTCAATCTCAATTTTAAATGAAGTAATTAAAACGATGATTGTAAATGTTGAAAAGATGCAAAATGCTTGTAAAATAGGGCATTTAACTGCTACAGATTTAGCTGATTATTTAGTAACAAAACAAAATATGCCATTTAGAACAGCTTATTATATTACAAAAGATGTTGTAGCACTTGCTAATAGTTTAAATAAAGATATTAGTGAATTAAACATAGATGAGATTAGAAGTGCAAATGAGGAACTAAAAGATGTAAGAGAAGAGATAGTTATCTATTTAGATTTGAAAAACTCTATGAATGCAAGAAACTCTTTTGGTGGTACATCAACATTACAAACTGAAAATCAGATAAAATATTTTAAAGAGTGGTTAGAAAGAAGATAA
- a CDS encoding chemotaxis protein CheV, with translation MSGISGSVEQMTQGHLRNVQQLAVFYTGHNNIYAINIAKVKAFIITEEVAINDTPRDTNVIAGIATIRGEPVTLINLDAWLGLPALEVKDYKLIIFCEFNHKKIGFLVKDMLDIVEKTTQDLRHTEETNSKITYTTYVKVNNKDELCTVFNAEQLLRDIKWTDDGEDDVRKYVEDKLDSNKIILAAEDSGVAREVLTKFFKKTGVRFEIYQNGTLLVNRLEELNPENVGMVITDIEMPGTDGYQVASYIKTNKKYEHIPVIVNSSMTTDAVRGKMSQIGVDGFVGKTDISTLFELTKKFLIK, from the coding sequence ATGAGCGGTATTAGTGGTAGTGTTGAGCAAATGACTCAAGGACATTTGAGAAATGTTCAACAATTAGCAGTATTTTACACTGGTCATAATAATATTTACGCAATTAATATAGCAAAAGTTAAAGCTTTTATAATTACTGAAGAAGTTGCAATCAATGATACTCCAAGAGATACAAATGTAATAGCAGGAATTGCTACAATTAGAGGGGAACCTGTTACATTAATAAATCTTGATGCATGGCTTGGGCTTCCAGCATTGGAAGTTAAAGATTATAAACTTATAATCTTTTGTGAATTTAATCATAAAAAAATTGGTTTTTTAGTTAAAGATATGCTTGATATCGTTGAAAAAACTACTCAAGATTTAAGACATACAGAAGAGACAAACTCAAAGATTACTTATACAACTTATGTAAAAGTAAATAATAAAGATGAGTTATGTACAGTATTTAATGCTGAACAACTTCTAAGGGACATCAAATGGACAGATGATGGTGAAGATGATGTTAGAAAATATGTTGAAGATAAACTTGATTCAAATAAAATTATATTAGCTGCTGAAGATTCAGGAGTTGCAAGAGAAGTTTTAACTAAATTTTTCAAAAAAACAGGTGTTAGATTTGAGATTTATCAAAATGGAACACTATTAGTAAACAGATTAGAAGAATTAAATCCTGAAAATGTTGGTATGGTTATAACTGATATTGAAATGCCTGGAACTGATGGTTATCAAGTTGCTTCATATATCAAAACAAATAAAAAATATGAACATATACCTGTTATTGTAAACTCTTCTATGACAACTGATGCTGTAAGAGGGAAAATGAGCCAAATTGGTGTTGATGGATTTGTTGGGAAAACTGATATCTCAACATTGTTTGAACTTACTAAAAAATTCCTTATAAAATAA
- a CDS encoding tRNA threonylcarbamoyladenosine dehydratase — translation MQYDRTKKLFGDEVFETFQNTKLILLGVGGVGSFALDALYNTGITNITIVDFDNYEESNMNRQMGSHGNIGRIKVEALKEKYPNVTPIHVKITPEWIDSFDFSSYDYILDAIDDVKPKVHLIKKHFTKVISTSGGAKRIDPSKIEYISIWDTYNDPFIKKIRTELKNQGFKKKFKVIFSSELPMCLEKGSFEGVTGSFGLMMASVTVQKLIKKLKK, via the coding sequence ATGCAATATGATAGAACTAAGAAGTTATTTGGTGATGAAGTTTTTGAGACTTTTCAAAACACAAAACTAATACTTTTAGGTGTTGGTGGAGTTGGAAGTTTTGCTTTAGATGCTTTATATAATACAGGAATTACAAATATAACTATTGTTGATTTTGATAATTATGAAGAGTCAAATATGAATAGACAAATGGGAAGTCATGGAAATATCGGACGAATTAAAGTAGAAGCTTTAAAAGAAAAATATCCAAATGTTACTCCTATTCATGTAAAAATTACACCTGAGTGGATTGATAGCTTTGATTTTTCATCTTATGATTACATTTTAGATGCAATTGATGATGTTAAACCAAAAGTTCATCTAATAAAAAAACATTTTACAAAAGTTATTAGTACAAGTGGTGGAGCAAAAAGAATTGACCCTTCTAAAATAGAGTATATTTCTATTTGGGATACATATAATGACCCATTTATCAAAAAAATTAGAACAGAGTTAAAAAATCAAGGTTTCAAAAAGAAATTTAAAGTAATTTTCTCATCTGAACTTCCGATGTGTTTAGAAAAAGGTAGTTTTGAAGGAGTTACGGGCTCATTTGGTTTGATGATGGCATCTGTAACAGTTCAAAAACTAATTAAAAAATTGAAAAAATAA
- the greA gene encoding transcription elongation factor GreA encodes MDKEPMTIAGYNKITSELEFLKKTERPETVIALDEARQLGDLKENAEYHSAKEKLGLIDSQIAELNAVISKAVIIDPSTLPHNKVSFGSTVSLVDTDSDEEFTYTIVGGVESNAEKGMISFNSPLAKQLMGKEEGDEIRATLPGGVRTFEVLNVCYKEIELS; translated from the coding sequence ATGGATAAAGAACCAATGACAATAGCTGGTTATAATAAAATTACTTCAGAATTAGAGTTTTTAAAAAAAACAGAAAGACCTGAAACAGTAATTGCATTAGATGAAGCTAGACAATTAGGAGATTTAAAAGAGAATGCTGAATATCACTCTGCAAAAGAAAAACTAGGATTAATTGACTCACAAATAGCTGAGTTAAATGCTGTTATCTCAAAAGCCGTGATAATAGATCCTTCAACTCTTCCTCACAATAAAGTAAGCTTTGGTTCAACGGTAAGTTTAGTGGATACGGATTCAGATGAAGAGTTTACTTATACTATTGTTGGTGGAGTAGAGTCAAATGCTGAAAAAGGAATGATTTCTTTTAATTCACCGTTAGCAAAACAATTAATGGGAAAAGAAGAGGGTGATGAAATAAGAGCTACTCTTCCAGGTGGAGTTAGAACTTTTGAAGTTTTAAATGTTTGTTATAAGGAGATAGAGTTATCATGA
- the argC gene encoding N-acetyl-gamma-glutamyl-phosphate reductase, with translation MNVAIIGASGYTGLELIKILINHPKFNISYIANSSGEMNVQDLHPSLKNVINMDVNLANAQEVAKVADLAFLALPHKTAMVFAKELLALNVKVVDLSADYRLSLETYEKHYCEHGDKENIKDAVYGLPEYFKEDIKKAKLIANPGCYPTATLLALLPFIDYIETENPIFIDAKSGVSGAGKNPSDTTHYCQINDNVHAYNPFKHRHMPEIEEKIKILKGKELAINFVPHLLPLTRGMLVSVFATLKDDIDVNEILNNAYKDCEFIRLRDKPVDVKSVAGTNFCDLFVTKNGKALFVSSAIDNLLRGASSQAVVNANILCGYEEYEGIPKIAYVP, from the coding sequence ATGAATGTAGCAATTATTGGAGCTAGTGGATATACTGGGTTAGAATTAATAAAAATTTTAATAAATCATCCAAAATTTAATATTTCATATATCGCAAATTCAAGTGGTGAAATGAATGTTCAAGATTTACACCCAAGTTTAAAAAATGTAATAAATATGGATGTAAATTTAGCAAATGCACAAGAAGTTGCAAAAGTTGCTGATTTAGCATTTTTGGCACTTCCACATAAAACTGCTATGGTTTTTGCAAAAGAACTTTTAGCATTAAATGTTAAAGTTGTTGATTTAAGTGCTGATTATAGATTAAGTTTAGAGACTTATGAAAAACACTATTGTGAACATGGTGACAAAGAAAATATTAAAGATGCTGTTTATGGTTTACCTGAGTATTTTAAAGAAGATATTAAAAAAGCAAAACTTATAGCAAATCCTGGTTGTTATCCAACAGCAACTTTGCTTGCTCTTTTACCATTTATTGATTATATTGAAACAGAAAATCCAATATTTATAGATGCAAAATCAGGTGTTAGTGGAGCTGGGAAAAATCCAAGTGACACAACACATTATTGTCAAATAAATGACAATGTTCATGCTTATAATCCATTTAAACATAGACATATGCCAGAAATTGAAGAAAAAATAAAAATATTAAAAGGTAAAGAGTTAGCAATAAATTTTGTACCACATTTATTACCACTTACAAGAGGTATGTTAGTATCTGTATTTGCTACATTAAAAGATGATATAGATGTAAATGAAATTTTAAATAATGCTTATAAAGATTGCGAATTTATAAGATTAAGAGATAAGCCTGTAGATGTAAAATCGGTTGCAGGAACAAACTTTTGTGATTTATTTGTAACTAAAAATGGTAAAGCTTTGTTTGTAAGTTCTGCTATTGATAATCTTTTAAGAGGAGCTTCATCTCAAGCGGTTGTAAATGCAAATATCTTATGTGGATATGAAGAGTATGAAGGAATTCCTAAAATAGCTTATGTTCCTTAA
- a CDS encoding UDP-2,3-diacylglucosamine diphosphatase → MFLNIKENAIFVADSHFNQKNREFLTFLRKVESKEIFTTQLFLMGDIFDFISGESRYFVKQNIEVINLLNKLSKDIQIVYLEGNHDYNLKSIFPNIEVIKREKQPLEAILENNQTVSLAHGDNFINWKYDLYCSFIRNRFFLKFMNFIDINYFISKKIEKALLGKNICHEMKNFEELVSKRVKNYNTQIVIEGHYHQGKTFIIDDKKYINVPSLCCQKKYTKFIDSNFKQEELCN, encoded by the coding sequence ATGTTCCTTAATATAAAAGAGAATGCTATTTTTGTAGCCGACTCACATTTTAATCAAAAAAACAGAGAATTTTTGACATTTTTAAGAAAAGTTGAAAGTAAAGAGATATTTACAACTCAACTTTTCTTAATGGGTGATATTTTTGATTTTATTTCAGGTGAGAGTAGGTATTTTGTAAAGCAAAATATAGAAGTTATAAATCTTTTAAATAAGTTATCAAAAGATATACAGATAGTTTATTTAGAGGGAAATCATGATTATAATTTAAAATCAATTTTCCCAAATATTGAAGTTATTAAAAGAGAAAAACAACCTTTAGAAGCTATACTTGAAAATAACCAAACAGTAAGTTTGGCTCATGGGGATAACTTTATAAATTGGAAATATGATTTGTATTGCTCTTTCATAAGAAATAGATTTTTTTTGAAATTTATGAATTTTATAGATATAAACTATTTTATTTCAAAAAAAATAGAAAAGGCTTTATTAGGTAAAAATATTTGCCATGAAATGAAAAATTTTGAAGAGTTAGTTTCTAAAAGAGTGAAAAATTATAATACGCAAATAGTAATAGAAGGTCATTATCATCAAGGTAAAACTTTTATAATTGATGATAAAAAATATATAAATGTTCCTTCTTTATGTTGTCAAAAAAAATATACAAAATTTATAGATTCTAATTTTAAACAGGAAGAATTGTGCAACTAA
- the uvrB gene encoding excinuclease ABC subunit UvrB, whose protein sequence is MAKFKVVSEYEPSGDQPVAIKALSDSINAGNKYNTLLGVTGSGKTYTIAKVIEKVQKPTLIMTHNKTLAAQLYSEFRQFFPNNHVEYFISYYDYYQPEAYIPRSDLFIEKDSSINEELERLRLSATASLLSFDDVIVIASVSANYGLGNPAEYKAMVQRVEVGFEYSQKEFLLKLVEMGYKRNDKFFDRADFRVNGDVIDIFPAYFEDEFIRVEFFGDEVESISKHEYITNNRVKDLQEVIIYSVNPFVVSNDKLANAVKEIEEELDARLEYFQNENKLVEYQRLKQRVEFDLEMIEGTGMCKGIENYARHLTGQKPGETPYSLLDYFEQMGKDFLLVVDESHVSLSQFRGMHAADRSRKEVLVEYGFRLPSALDNRPLKFDEFIKKAPHYVFVSATPNELELEMSSVVAEQIIRPTGLLDPVIDIIDSEFQVEKLHDEIKKVVAKNERVLVTVLTKKMAEELASYYADLGIKVKYMHSEIDAIERNQIIRELRIGTFDVLIGINLLREGLDIPETSLVAILDADKEGFLRSKTSLIQTIGRAARNENGRVILFAKKITASMQFAIDETNRRRKIQEEHNIKNNITPKSTKRRLDENLKLEEYDDVAWKKQKLEKMPAAERKKILIELNNKMKKAAQDLNFEEAIRLRDEIAKIKEI, encoded by the coding sequence ATCGCAAAGTTTAAAGTAGTAAGCGAATATGAACCCTCAGGTGATCAACCTGTTGCTATTAAAGCCTTAAGTGATTCAATAAATGCAGGAAATAAATACAATACACTTTTAGGAGTTACTGGTAGTGGTAAAACTTATACAATAGCTAAAGTTATTGAAAAAGTTCAAAAACCAACACTTATAATGACTCACAACAAAACTTTAGCTGCTCAGTTATACTCTGAATTTCGACAGTTTTTTCCAAATAATCATGTTGAATATTTCATCTCTTATTATGATTATTATCAGCCAGAAGCTTATATTCCAAGAAGCGATTTATTTATTGAAAAAGATAGCTCAATTAATGAAGAGTTAGAAAGATTAAGACTTAGTGCAACAGCTTCACTTTTATCTTTTGATGATGTTATTGTAATAGCTTCTGTTTCAGCAAATTATGGTTTAGGAAATCCTGCTGAATATAAAGCAATGGTTCAAAGAGTTGAAGTTGGTTTTGAATATTCTCAAAAAGAGTTTTTATTAAAACTTGTAGAAATGGGATACAAAAGAAATGATAAATTTTTTGATAGGGCTGATTTTAGAGTAAATGGGGATGTTATAGATATTTTTCCTGCTTATTTTGAAGATGAGTTTATTAGAGTTGAGTTTTTTGGTGATGAGGTTGAGAGTATCTCAAAACATGAATATATCACAAATAATAGAGTAAAAGATTTACAAGAAGTAATTATTTATTCAGTAAATCCTTTCGTTGTTTCAAATGATAAACTTGCAAATGCTGTAAAAGAGATAGAAGAAGAACTTGATGCAAGGCTGGAATACTTTCAAAATGAAAATAAATTAGTTGAATATCAAAGACTAAAACAAAGGGTTGAGTTTGATTTAGAGATGATTGAAGGAACTGGAATGTGCAAAGGGATTGAAAACTATGCACGACATTTAACTGGTCAAAAGCCAGGGGAAACTCCTTATTCTTTACTTGATTATTTTGAGCAAATGGGAAAAGATTTTTTACTTGTAGTTGATGAGTCTCATGTTTCACTTTCTCAATTTAGAGGAATGCACGCAGCTGATAGAAGTAGAAAAGAAGTTTTAGTTGAGTATGGATTTAGACTTCCAAGTGCACTTGATAACAGACCTTTAAAATTTGATGAGTTTATAAAAAAAGCTCCACATTATGTTTTTGTAAGTGCAACTCCAAATGAACTTGAACTTGAAATGAGTTCAGTTGTGGCTGAGCAAATCATTCGTCCTACTGGACTTCTTGATCCAGTTATTGATATTATCGATAGTGAATTTCAAGTTGAAAAACTTCATGATGAAATTAAAAAAGTAGTTGCTAAAAATGAAAGAGTTTTAGTTACAGTTTTAACGAAAAAAATGGCAGAAGAGTTGGCAAGTTATTACGCAGATTTAGGAATAAAAGTAAAATATATGCACTCTGAAATAGACGCAATTGAGAGAAATCAAATAATAAGAGAGTTAAGAATTGGAACTTTTGATGTTTTAATAGGAATCAACCTTTTAAGGGAAGGATTGGATATTCCTGAAACTTCTTTGGTTGCTATTTTAGATGCTGATAAAGAAGGATTTTTAAGAAGCAAAACTTCACTTATTCAAACAATTGGAAGAGCTGCTAGAAATGAAAATGGAAGAGTTATTTTATTTGCAAAAAAAATAACAGCTTCAATGCAGTTTGCTATTGATGAAACAAATAGAAGAAGAAAAATCCAAGAAGAACATAATATTAAAAACAACATAACTCCAAAATCCACAAAAAGAAGATTAGATGAAAATCTAAAACTCGAAGAGTATGATGATGTGGCATGGAAAAAACAAAAACTAGAAAAAATGCCAGCAGCAGAGAGAAAAAAAATCTTAATTGAGTTAAATAATAAAATGAAAAAAGCAGCACAAGACTTGAATTTTGAAGAAGCTATTAGATTAAGAGATGAGATAGCTAAGATTAAAGAGATATAA
- the nth gene encoding endonuclease III, whose amino-acid sequence MKKATKKEIEIIKQAFVENYSDAVTELNYRNDYELLIAIILSAQCTDKRVNIITPALFEKYPSVKELAVADLEDVKALLNTCSFFNNKAKNIIKMAQSVLSEYDGEIPHDQKKLMKLAGVGNKTANVFMIEFEGANLMAVDTHVFRVSHRLGLSDGKTVDITEADLVKKLKGHDLHIFHQAMVLFGRYICKAVKPECDKCYFPQVCKSKSGFKPA is encoded by the coding sequence ATGAAAAAAGCAACAAAAAAAGAAATAGAGATAATAAAACAAGCCTTTGTTGAAAATTATAGTGATGCAGTTACAGAGCTTAATTATAGAAATGATTATGAGTTATTAATAGCTATTATTTTATCTGCTCAATGTACAGATAAAAGAGTAAACATTATAACTCCTGCTTTATTTGAAAAATACCCAAGTGTGAAAGAACTTGCAGTTGCAGATTTGGAAGATGTAAAAGCCTTGTTAAATACCTGCTCATTTTTTAATAATAAAGCAAAAAATATTATCAAAATGGCACAAAGTGTGTTAAGTGAATATGATGGAGAAATTCCACATGACCAAAAAAAGCTTATGAAACTTGCTGGTGTTGGAAATAAAACTGCAAATGTATTTATGATTGAGTTTGAGGGTGCAAATCTAATGGCTGTTGATACTCATGTTTTTAGAGTTTCTCATAGACTTGGACTTAGTGATGGAAAAACAGTTGATATAACAGAAGCTGATTTGGTAAAAAAACTAAAAGGGCATGATTTACATATTTTTCATCAAGCGATGGTTTTATTTGGAAGATATATTTGTAAGGCTGTAAAACCTGAGTGTGATAAGTGTTATTTCCCTCAGGTTTGTAAAAGTAAAAGCGGATTTAAACCCGCTTAA
- a CDS encoding TonB-dependent receptor, whose amino-acid sequence MKKFIPLSLVATAILLSANETNNLEKISVVETANSKIVKDVSSEQLKNADLADALMNNIASVSIVKRSGIANDIILRGQKKDNINILLDGAKIYGACPNRMDPPTSHVLTNNIESVKIIEGPYDVENFGTLSGLVKVETKEPTKDVHGEINLNAGSFAYRKASATVSGGTDKIKLLISASTEQGDPYEDGNGDNFLAQQKKKNVPMMNQYSKDDLKAFEKKTVLTKAQFNVTDDQDLKLSYTANRSDNILYPAGPMDADYDDSDIYTIGYTLRNLGDFSKELNLDYYYSKVDHPMSTKLRNIQLNPNPMMRDRYMTNYMKSSIWGAKIKNSMEVADSLVTVGLDTSVRNWKGEMFRTRTTDGFVDNRTTSLDSTDTTNKAVFAKVEKSFGKLDLEAGMRYDNTDINSVNNAKTDKKYASLNANVFATYNADENTKYFAGIGKSSRVPDARELYMGANNDLEDTKNYQADLGFDKTIGSFNIKPKIFYSVLKDYIYNSGSFENIDAKIYGLDISGFYFMTDNFSLDYGLAYLRGKKDGEFSGNDKDLAEIPPLKANLALNYEQDKAKYTAEVVAVDSWDSFDSSAKEQELAGYAVVNLKYTNQLHKNFALTLGLDNVFDKVYNSTNTYQDIRYVEVGATPTLFNDPGRYGYVNLKYSF is encoded by the coding sequence ATGAAAAAATTTATTCCATTATCACTTGTAGCTACAGCTATTTTATTAAGTGCAAATGAAACAAACAATTTAGAAAAAATTAGTGTAGTAGAAACGGCTAACTCAAAAATCGTAAAAGATGTTAGTTCAGAGCAATTGAAAAATGCAGATTTAGCAGATGCATTGATGAATAATATTGCTTCGGTTTCTATTGTAAAAAGAAGTGGAATTGCAAATGATATTATTTTAAGAGGACAAAAAAAAGATAATATAAACATTTTACTTGATGGAGCAAAAATTTATGGCGCATGTCCAAATAGAATGGATCCACCAACTTCTCATGTTTTAACAAATAATATAGAGAGTGTAAAAATAATTGAAGGTCCTTATGATGTGGAAAATTTTGGAACTTTAAGTGGACTTGTAAAGGTTGAAACAAAAGAACCAACAAAAGATGTTCATGGTGAAATCAACTTAAATGCAGGTAGTTTTGCTTATAGAAAAGCTAGTGCAACAGTTAGTGGTGGAACGGATAAAATAAAATTATTAATTTCTGCTTCAACAGAACAAGGTGACCCATATGAAGATGGAAATGGAGATAATTTTTTAGCTCAACAAAAGAAAAAAAATGTTCCTATGATGAACCAATACTCAAAAGATGATTTAAAAGCATTTGAGAAAAAAACAGTTTTAACAAAAGCACAGTTTAATGTAACTGATGACCAAGATTTAAAACTATCATACACTGCAAATAGAAGTGATAATATTTTATATCCTGCAGGTCCAATGGATGCTGATTATGATGATTCTGATATTTATACTATTGGATATACTCTTAGAAATTTAGGAGATTTTTCTAAAGAGTTAAATTTAGATTATTACTATTCAAAAGTTGATCATCCAATGAGTACGAAACTTAGAAATATTCAATTAAATCCAAACCCTATGATGAGAGATAGATATATGACAAATTATATGAAGTCATCTATTTGGGGAGCTAAAATCAAAAATTCAATGGAAGTTGCTGATTCTTTAGTAACAGTTGGTCTTGATACAAGTGTTAGAAATTGGAAAGGAGAAATGTTTAGAACTAGAACTACAGATGGTTTTGTAGATAATAGAACTACTTCTTTAGATTCAACAGATACAACAAATAAAGCAGTTTTTGCAAAAGTTGAGAAGTCGTTTGGTAAGTTAGATTTAGAAGCTGGAATGAGATATGATAATACAGATATTAATTCAGTAAATAATGCTAAAACTGATAAAAAATATGCTTCATTAAATGCAAATGTTTTTGCAACTTATAATGCTGATGAAAACACTAAATATTTTGCAGGTATTGGAAAAAGTTCAAGAGTTCCTGATGCAAGAGAGCTTTATATGGGTGCTAATAATGATTTAGAAGATACAAAAAATTATCAAGCTGATTTAGGATTTGATAAAACTATTGGAAGTTTTAATATCAAACCTAAAATATTCTATTCAGTGTTAAAAGATTATATTTATAATAGTGGAAGTTTTGAAAATATAGATGCAAAAATATATGGTTTAGATATTTCAGGATTTTATTTTATGACTGATAATTTTTCACTTGATTATGGTTTAGCATATTTAAGAGGTAAAAAAGATGGAGAGTTTAGTGGAAATGATAAAGATTTAGCAGAAATTCCACCATTAAAAGCAAATTTAGCTTTAAATTATGAGCAAGATAAAGCAAAATATACAGCTGAAGTTGTAGCTGTTGATTCTTGGGATAGTTTTGATAGCAGTGCAAAAGAGCAAGAGTTAGCTGGTTATGCAGTTGTAAATTTAAAATATACAAATCAACTACATAAAAACTTTGCTTTAACACTTGGGTTAGATAATGTGTTTGATAAAGTTTATAACTCAACAAATACATACCAAGATATTAGATATGTTGAAGTTGGTGCAACTCCTACACTATTTAACGACCCAGGTCGATATGGATATGTAAACTTAAAATATAGCTTTTAA